A region of Thiofilum sp. DNA encodes the following proteins:
- the parC gene encoding DNA topoisomerase IV subunit A, producing the protein MNYEGIETLPLQVFTEKAYLDYSMYVILDRALPHIGDGLKPVQRRIVYAMSELGLNATAKYKKSARTVGDVLGKFHPHGDSACYEAMVLMAQPFSYRYTLVDGQGNWGSPDDPKSFAAMRYTESRLSPYAKILLQELGQGTVDWTPNFDGTLEEPSLLPARVPNILLNGATGIAVGMSTDIPPHNLHEIVQACVHLLDYPDATIEELCQYVLAPDFPTEAEIITPKRELIQLYEKGYGSLRQRAKWELEDGDIVITALPYQVSGSKILEQIAQQMQAKKLPMVEDLRDESDHEQPTRLVIVPRSNRVDVEQLMLHLFATTDLERSYRVNMNMIGLSGRPETKNLLTILQEWLQFRRTTVTKRLNWRLDKVEKRLHILDGLLIAFLNIDEVIAIIRKEDNPKPVLMKRFELSDIQAEAILELKLRHLAKLEEVKIRGEQKELDKERKQLLKLLGSAKELTKLIRRELEEDAKLYGDERRSPLNVSKAAQALDEAALTPSEPVTVVLSKMGWVRAAKGHEIDPSTLSYKQGDEFLTSERGRSNQTVVFLDNTGRTYSAPAHTLPSARTQGEPLSGRFSFPPQAQVIAALMGRDDDHYVMYSNHGYGFVCPLSELYSKVKAGKVVVTTGEGAQVLPPLKITDLATSRLALATSAGYLLIIPLTELPLLNKGKGNKLININPEALKSGQETVIKACLLAEHETLVVQAGAKFKTIKPTEQVEYQGARGLRGKLLARGYQSVTALEIVNKG; encoded by the coding sequence ATGAATTACGAAGGTATTGAAACGCTGCCATTGCAGGTATTCACGGAAAAAGCCTACCTTGACTATTCCATGTATGTCATTTTGGATCGGGCCTTGCCACATATTGGCGATGGATTAAAACCCGTACAGCGGCGTATTGTTTATGCCATGTCCGAGCTGGGACTGAATGCGACTGCTAAATATAAAAAATCAGCGCGTACTGTGGGGGATGTATTAGGTAAATTTCATCCACATGGTGATTCCGCCTGTTATGAGGCGATGGTGTTGATGGCGCAACCGTTTTCCTATCGTTATACCCTTGTGGATGGGCAGGGCAACTGGGGTTCACCAGACGATCCTAAGTCCTTCGCAGCGATGCGCTACACTGAGTCGCGTTTATCACCTTATGCCAAGATCTTATTGCAAGAACTAGGGCAGGGGACGGTCGATTGGACACCTAATTTTGATGGTACTCTAGAAGAACCGAGTTTATTACCCGCTCGTGTGCCTAATATTTTATTAAATGGTGCAACGGGTATTGCGGTGGGGATGTCGACCGATATTCCGCCGCATAATCTGCATGAAATCGTACAAGCCTGTGTGCATTTATTAGATTACCCCGATGCCACGATTGAGGAGTTATGCCAGTACGTATTAGCGCCCGATTTTCCTACTGAAGCTGAAATTATTACCCCCAAGCGTGAGCTAATTCAGCTTTATGAAAAAGGCTATGGCTCGTTACGCCAACGGGCTAAGTGGGAACTAGAGGACGGCGATATTGTGATTACTGCGCTGCCCTATCAGGTATCGGGGAGCAAAATATTAGAGCAAATTGCCCAACAAATGCAGGCTAAAAAGCTCCCTATGGTCGAGGATTTACGCGATGAATCGGATCATGAACAGCCCACGCGTTTAGTCATAGTGCCGCGCTCGAATCGAGTCGATGTAGAGCAATTAATGCTACATCTGTTTGCGACCACCGACTTAGAGCGTAGTTATCGCGTTAATATGAATATGATTGGTTTAAGTGGTCGCCCTGAAACCAAAAACTTATTAACTATCTTGCAAGAATGGCTGCAATTTCGCCGTACTACCGTCACTAAGCGCCTTAATTGGCGTTTAGATAAGGTAGAAAAACGCTTACATATTTTAGATGGCCTACTGATTGCCTTTTTGAATATTGATGAAGTCATTGCGATTATTCGTAAAGAAGATAATCCCAAACCGGTTCTAATGAAACGCTTTGAGCTAAGTGATATCCAAGCCGAAGCTATTTTAGAGCTGAAATTACGTCATTTAGCTAAACTGGAAGAGGTCAAAATTCGCGGCGAGCAAAAAGAGCTGGATAAAGAACGCAAACAACTTTTAAAACTATTAGGCTCAGCTAAAGAGTTGACTAAATTAATTCGCCGCGAATTAGAAGAGGATGCCAAGTTATACGGCGATGAGCGCCGTTCTCCACTCAATGTCTCTAAAGCAGCACAAGCGCTGGATGAGGCGGCACTGACTCCTTCAGAACCTGTGACCGTAGTACTGTCAAAAATGGGTTGGGTACGTGCTGCCAAAGGGCACGAGATTGATCCTAGCACTCTCAGCTATAAGCAAGGCGATGAGTTCCTGACCTCAGAACGCGGACGCTCTAATCAAACCGTAGTATTTTTAGACAACACAGGGCGTACCTATTCGGCTCCAGCCCATACTTTACCCTCAGCTCGAACTCAAGGTGAGCCATTAAGTGGGCGCTTTAGTTTTCCTCCACAAGCTCAAGTGATTGCCGCACTGATGGGGCGAGATGACGATCACTATGTGATGTACTCGAATCACGGCTATGGATTTGTGTGTCCTTTGAGCGAGCTATATAGCAAGGTCAAGGCCGGTAAAGTAGTAGTCACCACAGGTGAGGGTGCACAAGTCTTACCTCCTTTGAAGATAACCGATTTAGCCACGAGTCGTTTAGCTCTTGCTACCTCGGCTGGATATTTATTGATAATACCGCTTACTGAGTTACCGCTATTAAATAAAGGTAAGGGCAATAAATTAATTAATATCAATCCAGAAGCGTTAAAGTCGGGTCAAGAAACAGTCATTAAAGCGTGTTTATTAGCTGAACATGAAACATTAGTGGTACAGGCAGGGGCTAAATTTAAAACAATAAAACCAACGGAACAGGTGGAATATCAAGGTGCTCGCGGGCTGCGTGGTAAGCTACTAGCCCGTGGATACCAAAGTGTTACTGCTTTGGAGATCGTCAATAAAGGATAA
- the htpX gene encoding protease HtpX, producing MKRIILLALTNFAVVAVLFITWNIISAVFGIRVQGGFGGIAVMAVIFGFAGSLISLLMSKWMAKRSMGVEIIEHPRTSQERWLVETVRRQADKVGIGMPEVGIFHSPDPNAFATGANRNNALVAVSTGLLEHMNADEVEAVLGHEIGHVANGDMVTQALLQGVVNTFVIFFARVIGMVVDGLFRGNNDNSGPGFGYYIGSIVAEILLGFLATMIVMWFSRYREFKADIAGADLAGRQKMIAALRRLQRVHEPKDLPGELAAFGISGGGGLGRLFMTHPPLEERIAALQGMQ from the coding sequence ATGAAGCGGATTATTTTATTAGCACTGACTAACTTTGCTGTAGTAGCAGTGTTATTTATCACTTGGAATATTATCAGCGCAGTATTCGGTATTCGTGTCCAAGGTGGCTTTGGCGGTATCGCTGTCATGGCGGTTATTTTTGGCTTTGCTGGTTCGCTTATTAGCTTGCTCATGTCTAAATGGATGGCTAAGCGTAGTATGGGGGTGGAAATTATTGAACATCCTCGCACCTCACAAGAACGCTGGCTAGTTGAAACCGTGCGTCGTCAAGCGGACAAAGTGGGCATTGGTATGCCTGAAGTGGGTATTTTCCACTCACCTGATCCTAATGCGTTTGCCACCGGAGCTAATCGCAATAATGCCTTAGTAGCGGTGAGTACTGGCCTATTAGAACACATGAACGCGGATGAGGTAGAAGCTGTATTGGGGCATGAGATCGGTCACGTTGCCAATGGCGATATGGTGACACAAGCCTTATTACAGGGGGTAGTGAATACCTTTGTTATTTTCTTTGCCCGTGTTATCGGTATGGTGGTAGATGGTCTATTCCGAGGCAATAATGACAATAGTGGCCCCGGATTTGGTTATTACATTGGCTCGATAGTCGCGGAAATCTTATTAGGTTTCTTGGCTACTATGATTGTGATGTGGTTCTCACGCTATCGTGAGTTCAAAGCCGATATTGCCGGTGCTGATTTAGCCGGACGCCAAAAAATGATTGCTGCTTTACGCCGTTTACAGCGGGTACATGAGCCAAAAGATTTGCCCGGTGAGTTAGCAGCCTTTGGTATTAGTGGTGGCGGTGGCTTGGGGCGCTTGTTTATGACTCACCCGCCTTTAGAAGAGCGTATTGCTGCTTTACAGGGTATGCAATAA
- a CDS encoding Rpn family recombination-promoting nuclease/putative transposase, protein MTDVYLNPLTDFGFKKLFGEEPHKDLLISFLNTLLPEHHQISELTYTKHEYQGLSVSDRKVIFDLNCRSPSGERFIVELQRVKQIYFKDRSLFYSTFAIQEQAKQGSWNYKLEAVYTIGILDFLMDDDEQEVIYYAQLKDQHNRLFYDKLSFIYLVLPRFNLQQHQLVTLQDKWLFAFKHLQELDQIPAALHERVFQRLFTIAKIAQLPPEERQVYENSLKDYRDFMSSQQTAHWDGYREGIEEGKQLGLEEGEQRGLEKGALKKAQEVARNLLQLGVLPVEHIAQVAGLSVEEVVRLKE, encoded by the coding sequence ATGACCGATGTTTACCTCAACCCCCTGACGGACTTTGGCTTTAAAAAGCTCTTTGGTGAGGAGCCACATAAAGACTTGTTGATCAGTTTCCTCAATACCTTATTGCCGGAACATCATCAAATATCCGAGTTGACCTATACCAAACACGAATATCAGGGGCTGAGTGTGTCGGATCGGAAGGTCATTTTTGATCTGAATTGCAGGAGTCCATCAGGCGAGCGTTTCATTGTCGAATTACAACGGGTCAAACAAATCTACTTTAAGGATCGGAGCTTGTTTTATTCCACCTTTGCCATTCAAGAACAAGCTAAACAAGGGAGTTGGAATTATAAACTGGAAGCAGTCTATACGATTGGGATTTTAGATTTTCTGATGGACGATGATGAGCAAGAGGTGATTTATTATGCCCAACTCAAAGACCAACATAATCGCCTATTTTACGATAAATTGAGTTTTATTTATTTAGTACTGCCCCGTTTTAATTTACAGCAGCATCAATTAGTCACTTTACAGGATAAATGGCTTTTTGCTTTTAAGCATTTACAAGAGCTAGACCAGATTCCGGCTGCGTTACATGAGAGGGTGTTTCAGCGATTATTTACGATAGCCAAGATAGCGCAATTACCCCCTGAAGAGAGACAGGTCTATGAAAACAGTTTAAAGGATTATCGAGATTTCATGAGTTCTCAGCAAACGGCGCATTGGGATGGTTATCGGGAGGGGATTGAAGAGGGTAAACAGCTAGGGTTAGAGGAAGGTGAACAACGGGGCTTAGAGAAAGGGGCTTTAAAAAAGGCTCAGGAAGTGGCGCGGAATTTACTCCAGTTAGGTGTGTTACCGGTTGAGCATATTGCTCAGGTGGCGGGGCTTTCGGTGGAAGAGGTGGTGAGATTAAAAGAGTAA
- a CDS encoding DUF945 family protein: MSKAAYLLALPVVVAAAWGGSTWYVGQQTKGVMDEFIKKNNELNSVHGLQQEVVSYDQGFLNSKAVIKLNMTQPPFNELVKDLRFNAEIKNGPVLMGDGGIGTGLSRWIITLDQESIQDATIKSAVKEAFGGKDPFVGTMDIGFGNNYDSKVVVNPISYKADGNDLSFAGATITGTGNADEYTGKAKLEGGEFKATLEDGTVITAPKTTADVDMTGLVGSSLLGTMQFKSSQVSFKTKDMPEISLDLGVDTKSDKVDQVLNGTVGFSATNIKGVPEDMLSNARYDLAYNDFKVEGIEELTKLQNELQNVQSQIDFNDANTETPEGQKKTMELFGKIQEIGGKMMETAFTKMLVADKSRLTQKIALDNPKGKTQLDIDLTYHGGDKVPTMNDLMMQTFSAEQWANLVRGSVILNADKAMLPPIAGMMLMQPVEQGLLEDSANQYKLNLKLNGEQVELNGKAMPIMELFTKVVGGAGAAPAAEGEEELPEMSSEGVTAAELESLGVPADIAKEMEANGLTPEIMKKLEDNKDISPEVLEMMRQLQQMQQGTEGTAPDQPAPAQ; this comes from the coding sequence ATGAGTAAAGCAGCCTATTTGTTAGCGCTTCCAGTAGTGGTCGCTGCCGCTTGGGGGGGAAGTACATGGTATGTGGGTCAACAAACCAAAGGTGTCATGGACGAGTTCATTAAAAAGAATAATGAATTAAATAGCGTACATGGTTTGCAACAAGAAGTAGTTAGTTATGATCAGGGCTTTTTAAACTCCAAAGCAGTGATTAAATTAAATATGACTCAGCCACCCTTTAATGAGTTGGTCAAAGATTTAAGGTTTAATGCCGAGATTAAAAATGGACCGGTATTAATGGGAGATGGGGGAATTGGTACAGGTTTATCTCGTTGGATTATTACGCTGGATCAAGAGTCGATTCAAGATGCCACTATTAAGTCAGCAGTGAAAGAAGCCTTTGGGGGTAAAGATCCGTTTGTAGGCACGATGGATATTGGTTTTGGTAATAACTACGACAGTAAAGTCGTGGTAAACCCCATTAGTTATAAAGCTGATGGTAATGATTTAAGTTTTGCGGGCGCTACCATTACAGGTACAGGTAATGCAGATGAGTACACTGGTAAAGCTAAATTAGAAGGCGGCGAGTTTAAAGCGACTTTAGAGGATGGCACGGTCATTACCGCACCTAAAACGACCGCTGATGTGGATATGACTGGATTGGTGGGTTCTAGCCTATTAGGCACTATGCAGTTTAAATCCAGCCAAGTGAGTTTTAAAACTAAAGATATGCCCGAAATTAGTCTGGATTTAGGTGTTGATACTAAGTCCGATAAAGTCGATCAGGTACTTAATGGTACAGTAGGGTTTAGTGCTACCAATATTAAAGGTGTGCCTGAGGACATGCTCAGCAATGCTCGCTATGACCTCGCTTATAATGATTTTAAGGTTGAGGGTATTGAAGAGTTAACAAAGCTGCAAAATGAATTGCAGAATGTGCAGTCTCAAATTGATTTTAATGACGCCAATACCGAAACGCCCGAAGGTCAGAAAAAGACGATGGAGCTATTTGGTAAGATTCAAGAAATTGGCGGCAAAATGATGGAAACGGCATTTACCAAAATGCTGGTGGCAGATAAAAGCCGTCTGACACAAAAAATTGCTCTCGATAATCCCAAAGGTAAAACCCAATTAGATATTGATCTCACCTATCATGGCGGCGATAAAGTCCCCACTATGAATGATCTAATGATGCAAACCTTTAGTGCTGAACAATGGGCGAATTTAGTGCGTGGCTCAGTGATTCTCAATGCAGATAAAGCTATGTTGCCCCCCATTGCCGGAATGATGCTTATGCAGCCAGTGGAGCAAGGTTTACTAGAGGATAGCGCTAATCAATATAAGCTCAATCTCAAACTCAATGGTGAGCAAGTAGAACTTAATGGCAAGGCTATGCCTATTATGGAGTTATTCACCAAAGTAGTAGGCGGTGCTGGAGCGGCTCCTGCGGCTGAAGGGGAGGAGGAACTTCCTGAGATGTCGAGTGAAGGGGTAACAGCCGCTGAGTTAGAGTCTTTAGGCGTGCCTGCTGATATTGCCAAAGAAATGGAGGCAAATGGTTTAACCCCAGAGATCATGAAGAAGCTAGAGGATAATAAAGATATTAGCCCTGAAGTGTTAGAGATGATGCGCCAGTTACAGCAAATGCAACAAGGCACAGAAGGGACAGCGCCTGACCAACCCGCTCCGGCACAATAA
- a CDS encoding Uma2 family endonuclease, with amino-acid sequence MSALIKPELVFTYGDYASWPSEEQWELLEGVPYAMTAPSRQHQLVSFEVGFQIRSYLSGKSCSIYAAPFDVRLPANNEADELIETTVQPDLAVICDAHKLDDKGCRGAPDWIIEVLSPSTALKDMDIKRRLYERHGVKEYWIIHPTDTWLMVYTLGASGTYANHPRMYPLTDPVAVGLFPDLAIEWGFLQDRAG; translated from the coding sequence ATGAGCGCACTTATCAAACCAGAGTTGGTGTTTACTTATGGTGACTATGCGAGTTGGCCTAGTGAGGAACAATGGGAATTACTTGAGGGTGTCCCCTATGCCATGACAGCGCCTTCACGTCAGCATCAACTGGTCAGCTTTGAAGTAGGCTTTCAGATTCGCTCTTATCTCTCTGGTAAGTCTTGTAGTATCTATGCTGCCCCCTTTGATGTGCGCTTACCGGCAAATAATGAAGCCGATGAGTTGATCGAGACCACAGTACAGCCGGATTTGGCGGTTATTTGTGATGCGCATAAGCTAGACGATAAGGGTTGTCGCGGTGCGCCTGACTGGATTATTGAGGTGTTATCCCCTTCAACTGCGTTGAAAGATATGGATATTAAACGGCGTTTGTATGAGCGGCATGGTGTGAAGGAATATTGGATTATCCACCCCACTGATACATGGTTGATGGTGTATACCTTAGGTGCTAGTGGTACATATGCAAACCATCCTAGGATGTATCCTCTCACTGATCCGGTCGCGGTGGGATTATTTCCCGATCTAGCAATTGAGTGGGGATTTTTACAAGATCGTGCTGGGTGA
- the murJ gene encoding murein biosynthesis integral membrane protein MurJ, producing the protein MSRLLRSGAVISAMTMISRIMGLIRDQVVARYFPVDGATDAFFVAFKIPNLLRRMFAEGAFSLAFVPILSEYKETKSREALQDLIDHVAGALALILFVVTLIGIVAAPLLIWVFAPGFGSQPEAQPELAADLLRITFPYILFISLAALVTGILNTFSKFAIPALTPVLLNIIMIIAAIWAAPYFEQPIMALAWGVFFAGIAQLVFQLPTLYKLGLMPKFKFKRVHEGVSRIMKLMLPAIFGSSVAQLNLLLNTIIASYLVVGSVSWLYFSDRFVELPLAIIGVAIGTVILPRLSSNHATKNESEFRQTLDWALKLGLIIALPATVGLILLAEPILATVMMYGAYTWRDVEMSGLSLMTYALGLPAFILVKLLAPGFYSRQDTKTPVRIGVIAVVSNMVFNLVIVLPWYWSGWVGAHAGLALATALAGFVNAGLLYRALRRDQVLSTSTGWSKYLVQLLAACVVSGLAVWLLMPVETWWQSASALHRIGALSGLVVVSLVSYVLTLQLVGVKLRQMLAR; encoded by the coding sequence ATGAGTCGATTATTGCGTTCTGGCGCGGTGATTAGTGCTATGACTATGATTTCGCGCATTATGGGGCTAATACGTGATCAGGTCGTAGCACGCTATTTCCCTGTGGATGGGGCAACGGATGCGTTTTTTGTAGCCTTTAAAATACCTAATTTGCTGCGGCGCATGTTTGCTGAGGGTGCTTTTTCGCTCGCCTTTGTGCCTATTTTGTCGGAATACAAAGAAACCAAAAGCCGTGAAGCATTACAAGATTTAATCGATCATGTGGCGGGGGCATTAGCGCTAATTTTATTTGTGGTAACACTCATCGGTATAGTCGCAGCGCCCTTATTGATTTGGGTTTTTGCTCCGGGCTTTGGTTCACAGCCAGAGGCTCAACCTGAGTTAGCTGCCGATTTATTGCGCATTACTTTTCCGTATATTTTATTTATTTCATTAGCAGCCCTAGTTACGGGTATTCTCAATACCTTTAGCAAATTTGCGATTCCAGCGCTCACTCCGGTATTGCTGAATATTATTATGATTATTGCCGCCATTTGGGCAGCTCCTTATTTTGAGCAGCCTATTATGGCATTAGCGTGGGGGGTATTTTTTGCAGGTATTGCCCAATTAGTGTTTCAATTGCCCACGCTTTATAAACTTGGTCTTATGCCTAAATTTAAATTTAAGCGGGTGCATGAAGGCGTGTCACGCATTATGAAACTGATGCTACCCGCTATTTTTGGCTCTTCCGTAGCGCAGCTTAATTTGCTCCTGAATACTATTATTGCCTCTTATTTAGTGGTGGGGAGTGTGAGTTGGCTCTATTTTTCGGATCGCTTTGTCGAATTACCGCTAGCGATTATTGGTGTTGCGATTGGCACGGTGATTTTGCCTAGACTTTCGAGTAATCATGCTACCAAAAACGAGAGTGAATTTCGTCAGACCTTAGATTGGGCGTTAAAATTGGGGCTGATTATTGCTTTGCCTGCGACCGTGGGTTTAATTTTATTAGCTGAACCCATTTTAGCCACAGTGATGATGTATGGCGCTTATACTTGGCGCGATGTAGAAATGTCAGGATTGAGTTTAATGACCTATGCCTTGGGTTTGCCCGCTTTTATTTTGGTCAAATTGCTCGCACCCGGATTTTATTCGCGCCAAGATACTAAGACTCCGGTGCGTATCGGGGTGATTGCAGTCGTGTCGAATATGGTTTTTAACTTAGTGATTGTACTGCCGTGGTATTGGTCGGGTTGGGTAGGAGCGCATGCGGGTTTAGCTTTAGCGACGGCCTTAGCAGGGTTTGTCAATGCGGGTTTACTCTATCGGGCGTTAAGACGCGATCAAGTACTGAGCACCTCAACTGGATGGTCTAAGTATTTGGTGCAATTATTAGCCGCTTGTGTGGTCTCAGGCTTAGCCGTGTGGTTACTAATGCCTGTTGAAACGTGGTGGCAAAGTGCTTCTGCGTTACATCGCATTGGAGCGTTGAGCGGATTAGTGGTCGTTTCATTAGTCAGTTATGTTCTGACATTACAGTTAGTTGGCGTTAAGCTCAGGCAGATGTTAGCCCGCTAA
- the trxA gene encoding thioredoxin has product MADSPFIFEANESNFEQVMQHSHRVLVLVDFWAEWCQPCKTLMPILSKIVNDLQGQVIMVKVNSDQNQNLAAQFGVRSIPTVKFIKGGKVVDEFMGVQPAEKIQQMIKKHRIRPTEPYRQQALALYQAGEVDNALNLLQQVLQHEPDFAEAKADLATMLLAQEQIDAAEVLVSDIPEGEIPADQLNQLKADIRLAKLQQAADNLDTSALEARIQANAQDWDAYLELAQVLIAHGEYEQGLENYLVVMRKNPTYNEGAGRKGLLSTLELLGPKNPLVKKYRSKMFSLLY; this is encoded by the coding sequence ATGGCGGATTCACCTTTTATTTTTGAAGCTAATGAAAGTAACTTTGAGCAGGTAATGCAACACTCGCATCGAGTACTGGTGTTAGTCGATTTTTGGGCGGAGTGGTGTCAGCCATGCAAAACCTTAATGCCTATTTTGAGCAAGATTGTTAATGACTTACAGGGGCAAGTCATTATGGTTAAGGTCAATAGTGACCAAAACCAAAATCTAGCGGCACAATTTGGCGTGCGTAGCATCCCGACTGTGAAATTCATTAAAGGTGGCAAGGTTGTTGATGAGTTTATGGGCGTGCAACCCGCTGAAAAAATTCAGCAAATGATTAAAAAGCATCGTATTCGCCCCACTGAACCTTATCGCCAACAAGCCTTAGCCCTTTATCAAGCGGGCGAGGTCGATAATGCCCTTAACTTACTACAACAAGTGTTACAGCATGAGCCAGATTTTGCTGAGGCTAAAGCCGATTTAGCTACTATGCTACTAGCCCAAGAGCAAATAGACGCTGCTGAAGTGTTAGTGAGTGACATTCCCGAAGGTGAAATTCCAGCCGATCAACTCAATCAGCTAAAAGCCGATATTCGTTTAGCTAAATTGCAACAAGCCGCTGATAATCTAGATACCTCAGCGCTAGAAGCACGGATTCAAGCGAATGCTCAAGATTGGGACGCCTATTTAGAGTTGGCCCAAGTTTTAATTGCGCACGGTGAGTATGAGCAAGGATTAGAAAACTATTTGGTTGTGATGCGTAAAAATCCGACTTATAACGAAGGCGCAGGGCGTAAAGGTTTATTGAGTACTTTAGAGCTATTAGGTCCTAAAAATCCTTTAGTGAAAAAGTATCGCAGTAAAATGTTTTCATTATTATATTAA